A stretch of the Xyrauchen texanus isolate HMW12.3.18 chromosome 20, RBS_HiC_50CHRs, whole genome shotgun sequence genome encodes the following:
- the cuedc2 gene encoding CUE domain-containing protein 2, with amino-acid sequence MDLQKIIHGALYDFILSYIPHMDLSTLDDVIMSYITGVLEDLGSQENVEENFDVEVFVEMLEAYIPGFSDIDSVKVCEMMFNLASKLASARHTECGDIKLEESTFPLSESSALTHRDLGAKTHNLTSQAEGATAKVSESAWDNQEQLLLEMFPKCSVTEARSALSIAKGDMEEAVCLIIEGDVQLKCPPSLSACQGKTISAEVDKKLKANILEKYMLVDSEEDKKVHRPLTPKDAPKKLVRYHGSQVVTTKGERYHLLKKEETEDMKKTYVSLKPARKYRFH; translated from the exons ATGGATCTCCAGAAAATTATCCATGGTGCACTATATGACTTCATTTTATCATATATACCTCACATGGATCTGAG TACACTAGATGATGTGATTATGTCTTACATCACTGGAGTGCTGGAAGATTTGGGATCTCAAGAAAATGTGGAGGAGAACTTTGATGTAGAGGTGTTTGTTGAAATGCTTGAGGCTTACATCCCTGGTTTTTCCGATATTGACAG TGTCAAAGTTTGCGAGATGATGTTTAATTTGGCATCAAAGTTGGCCTCTGCACGGCACACAG AATGTGGAGATATAAAATTAGAAGAGAGTACATTTCCCCTCTCCGAAAGTTCTGCCTTAACTCACAGAGACTTGGGAGCAAAGACACACAACCTTACATCACAAGCAGAGGGAGCCACAGCTAAG GTGAGTGAATCTGCATGGGATAACCAGGAGCAACTACTCCTTGAGATGTTCCCTAAGTGCAGTGTGACAGAGGCAAGAAGTGCATTGTCTATTGCTAAAGGAGACATGGAGGAAGCTGTTTGCCTCATTATTGAGGGTGATGTCCAGCTTAAGTGCCCTCCATCACTCAGC gCATGTCAAGGGAAGACCATATCTGCAGAAGTTGATAAGAAACTTAAAGCAAACATTTTAGAAAA GTACATGCTGGTTGATAGTGAAGAAGATAAAAAAGTACACAGACCACTCACTCCAAAAGAT GCTCCTAAGAAACTGGTGCGCTACCACGGCAGTCAGGTGGTCACCACAAAGGGAGAGCGCTACCATCTTCTCAAGAAAGAAGAAACGGAAGATATGAAAAAGACCTACGTTAGTCTCAAGCCAGCACGCAAATATCGCTTTCATTGA